One part of the Thermoanaerobacterium sp. CMT5567-10 genome encodes these proteins:
- a CDS encoding response regulator transcription factor, which produces MGENILIIEDEKKIARFLQIELEHEGYNIAIEYSGNEGLRRALDGNYDLIILDLMLPGMDGFSVLKEIRKKSSIPVIILSAKDEIKDKVMGLDIGADDYLTKPFSIEELMARIRNALRRNIKANTKKISYDGITMDLSTYEVLRDGQKIELTKKEFDLLKYLIINAEIVLTRENILENVWGYNYIGETNIVDVYIRYLRSKIDEPFSNKLIQTIRGVGYSLRKEKNEN; this is translated from the coding sequence ATGGGAGAAAACATACTTATAATTGAAGATGAGAAAAAAATTGCGAGATTTTTACAAATAGAACTTGAACATGAAGGTTATAATATTGCAATAGAATACAGCGGCAATGAGGGCTTAAGAAGAGCTTTAGATGGGAATTACGATTTGATTATTTTAGATTTGATGCTCCCTGGTATGGATGGCTTCTCAGTTTTAAAGGAAATACGAAAGAAATCATCGATTCCTGTCATAATTTTAAGCGCTAAAGATGAAATAAAAGACAAGGTAATGGGGCTTGACATTGGTGCGGATGACTATCTGACGAAGCCTTTCTCGATTGAAGAGCTGATGGCAAGGATCAGAAATGCTCTTAGAAGAAATATCAAAGCAAATACTAAAAAAATAAGCTATGATGGAATAACGATGGATTTGTCTACATATGAAGTTTTAAGAGATGGACAAAAAATAGAACTTACCAAAAAAGAGTTTGATCTTCTTAAATATCTTATTATAAATGCTGAAATAGTATTAACGCGTGAAAATATATTAGAAAATGTATGGGGATACAATTATATTGGTGAGACAAACATCGTAGATGTATACATAAGATATTTGCGAAGTAAAATAGACGAGCCGTTTAGCAATAAGTTAATACAAACAATCAGAGGTGTGGGATACTCTCTAAGGAAAGAAAAAAATGAGAATTAG